The Malus domestica chromosome 13, GDT2T_hap1 genome includes a window with the following:
- the LOC103451495 gene encoding defensin Ec-AMP-D2-like: MERSMRLFSTAFLFLLLVATGMMGPMVAEGRTCDSQSHRFKGSCVSKSNCATVCQTEGFRGGHCRGFRRRCFCTKHC, encoded by the exons ATGGAGCGGTCCATGCGTTTATTTTCAACtgccttcctcttccttcttttgGTGGCTACCG GGATGATGGGACCAATGGTTGCAGAGGGTAGGACCTGTGACTCTCAGAGCCACCGGTTCAAGGGAAGCTGCGTGAGTAAAAGTAACTGTGCAACTGTTTGCCAGACTGAGGGCTTCCGTGGAGGCCATTGTCGTGGCTTTCGCCGCAGATGCTTCTGCACTAAACATTGTTAA